TTCCGGATCGCGGAAAAAGTTTGTTACTGTAATGAGCATTTCTTTCATTAAAATATCTACTTCTGCAGGTGTTTGTTGGAGATATTGCAGATAATCGGAAATTCTCTCTATCTGATGCACAGCAAGGCGTCTTTCAATGCGGCGTTGAATGGTATTTTTTTTATAATTGGAAAAATCATGGCCGGTCTGAGCTCGAATTATAGCGAATATTTTGTTCAGGTGTTTATCAAACTGCTGTTTATAATCTTGCTTACTTTGCTTAATTAAAATCGGATGTTTTATATATTTCAGCAATATTTCAGGCATCTTTTCTACAGGTAATACATAATCTACCAAACCTGTTTCTATAGCATTGTGAGGCATTCCATCATATTTGGCCTGCTTCTCTTCCTGCACCATTATCATTCCACCGGCAGCCTTTATTGTCTTCAGGCTCTGTGTTCCATCACTTCCGGTTCCGCTCAAAATTATACAGATCGCTTTTTCTGCTTGTTCGTTAGATAACGACTTGAAAAAATGATTGATAGGCAAATTTACCACTTTAGTTTTGTCCAGTTCCAATAGGTAAAAAACACCGTTCATGATCTCAATATTTTTATTGGGAGGTGTTAGATAGATGCTATTTTTTTTCACTGGCATTCCATCTTTTACTTCAAAGATTTTCATCTTTGTATATTTTTCCAGCAGTGATGCCATAATGCTTTTGTGTTTGGGATCGAGGTGTTGAATTACTACAAATGCTATACCAGCATCAGATGGCATGTTTTCAAAGAAACGTTCCAATGCTTCCAGTCCACCGGCAGAAGCTCCAATTCCAACTATTGGGAACTTTTCTTTATTCGCTTTTGCTGTTTTTTTCTTCATATAAATTCTCCAAATTTAAAGTTAATTAAATATTTGTAATTTAATAATTTTAGTCTGTTATCAGAAGGTGATGCTGTATCTTTTTTTACAGAATTAATCCTATGTTGCGATTGACGCATAACTACCTTCTTGTACATTGCTGTTACTGATATTAATGTCTATCTTCACGTACTACGTAACAAAGTGTTTATCAATCGTTTCTGTCAAACATTTTCACGGTTTAAGATTCATTTGCTTTGCAAATGAATCATCGACAAGATTTGGCTTTGCGTTTCCTCAGCTTTTCTACGCAAAACACATCAGTCGATCACAAGGTTTATTTTCTATAAAATTAATAGTATGTTAAGCTTAAAATTCATCGACAAGATTTACATTGCTAATCTTTCAAAAAATCTCTGTAAACATTCCGGTCTTTCAAATATTATGTTGTTCTTTTTTTTGGTTTTTCCGAAGTTATATATTGCGTCTAATTAATTATAAATTATACTATTAATATACCCCAGCGGGGTATTGTGAATGTGTTAAAAAAATTATTTAGCGAGGAGGTAGTCATGTTGATAATTTGGATAGTAATTTTAGTGGGTTTATTCTTAATTTTTAAAGGTAAATTGAATATTGGTGATAGACAAGATAGTCCTATAAATATTCTTAAAACTCGTTATGCGAATGGAGAGATTTCTAAAGAAGAATTTGAGCAGATGAAAAAAGATCTGAATTAGCCTGGAGGTAATCGTGTTCCAAAAAATAAAAGAATCGTGGCAAGCCTTTCTTGCAAGGCTTACCAAAGAAAACGAAGAGCAATTCGGCAAGAAAAGAGCTGATTGCTGCAATCTGAATAATCAAATTAATGGAGGTGAAAAATGAAATTCTATAAATGGCTCATATTGCTGATATCTTTGTTTCCCATTGCGTTAAGTGCACATGGTAATAATCAGTTTGGTAATCATCATATGATGGATGCGTGGAATACATCAAATTCGTTTTGGTATATAGTAATTCCTATTTTTTTACTTGTTGTATTATTCTTAGGTATATATATTTTCAAATCAAATAAAATACATTCAAATGCTATTGAAGTCCTTAAAGTTCGTTACGCAAAAGGTGAAATATCTAAAGAAGAATTTGAACAGATGAAAAGAGATATTGTCTCATAGATTTTATTTCGCTAATAAATAAAATAAGATGATAATGTTGAAATAGAATAAATCCAGACTTGCCTCAATGCGTAGGCTTGAGGTAAGAACGGATGTGATTTTGTTATTCTTAACCCAAACTTCGTTATTGGGTCAAGTCTAACAACACATATCCTTTCCGACAGCTTCACTCGCAGTTTCTTGCAGAAGCTGTCGGAAAGTTGCTTTCTCTGTCGGAAAGGTTTCTTCTGCATCGATTATAGCTTTCCGAAACCAACGGTGAAGAATCATCGAGAGAAGCTGTCGGAAAGGTGCTGACTTTCACGAGATCCTTCCGTCTTCGCTCAGCTTCGCCGGACATAGTCGGATGCAAAGCGATAAGTAACCTCAGAAAGACGCGTTTTATCAGTTGCCATGTACTTAAAGTCGTGGTTTTAAAAAAGTCGGGTTTTAACTCCTCAACTGGGTAAAAATATTTTTTTACTTTACAATAAAATATACTTGTAATAAGCAATACCCAAGAGAGAATAATTTATGAACCAAACTAAAAAAACTTTGAAAGAAAATGAGAATAGCCAAATTCGAGAACTTATTTCCCAAGCCTATAAAATTATGCATTCAAATCCAAAGAAGTGTATAGAACTTAGCAATCAAGCTCTGGAACTTTCACAAAAGAATCAATTTAATGTCGGGCAGGGCATGGCTTACATGCACATCGGATTGGGCTTTTTTCATCAGAGCGACTACCAAAATGCCTTGAAAAATTATTTGAAAGCTGAACCATTTTTTGTAAAAGAGAATTACTGGTATGGATTACGAAGTATTTACAATAATATTGGTTTGGTTTATCATCAGTGGGATAATTTGGAAAAAGCCTTGGAATATTATCAAAAAGATCTGGATCTCGCTGCAAACTTCAATGATCCTAAACTTTCCTCTGTCATATTGAATAATATTGGCAGAATATATCTGAATCTCGAGGAATATAA
The sequence above is drawn from the Candidatus Cloacimonadota bacterium genome and encodes:
- a CDS encoding SHOCT domain-containing protein; amino-acid sequence: MMDAWNTSNSFWYIVIPIFLLVVLFLGIYIFKSNKIHSNAIEVLKVRYAKGEISKEEFEQMKRDIVS
- a CDS encoding SHOCT domain-containing protein encodes the protein MLIIWIVILVGLFLIFKGKLNIGDRQDSPINILKTRYANGEISKEEFEQMKKDLN